A single Gasterosteus aculeatus chromosome 2, fGasAcu3.hap1.1, whole genome shotgun sequence DNA region contains:
- the LOC120829043 gene encoding keratin, type II cytoskeletal 8, whose product MSSRSIISSGGGSRMSIGGYGGSGGGGSAGAGGGRSYSSRSMITKSSQRMSGSLRAGGGGGGFGGGGGFGGGSGFGGGSGFGSGGGFGGGGGGGGGGSFGGGSYIGYGFGSGGGGGGGGMGGTISNVQVNANLLAPMQISIDPNIQTVRTQEKEEIKTLNNRFASFIDKVRFLEQQNKMLETKWSLLQEQTTTRSNIDAMFEAYIANLRRQLDGLGNEKMKLEGELRNMQGLVEDFKNKYEDEINKRASVENEFVLLKKDVDGAYMNKVELEAKVDSLQDEINFLRAVYEAELRELQGQIKDTSVVVEMDNTRNLDMDSIVAEVKAQYEAVANANRKETEQWYQQKYQEMELNAGQAGDDLRSSKTEIAELNRMISRLQNEIESVKGQRGNLEAQIAEAEERGELAVKDAKARIRDLEEALQRAKQDMTRQVREYQDLMNIKLALDIEIATYRKLLEGEEDRITSGGGSSTIHIQSSSSGGGGGGGFGGGGFGGGFGSGGGGGGYGSGGGGYGSSFGGGGGASFGGGYGGGSMSGGGSYGGGFSKSGGGGGVSIISKVSSSSTSSRRH is encoded by the exons ATGTCTTCGAGAAGTATCATCTCCAGTGGTGGAGGCTCCAGGATGAGCATTGGTGGCTATGGGggcagtggtggtggtggtagtgctggagctggtggtggcCGATCATACTCCTCAAGATCGATGATAACCAAATCATCCCAAAGGATGTCTGGGAGTCTTCgtgctggaggtggtggaggtggtttCGGAGGCGGAGGTGGTTTCGGAGGTGGAAGTGGTTTTGGAGGTGGAAGTGGTTTTGGTAGTGGAGGTGGTTTtggtggtggaggcggtggaggtggtggtggcagTTTTGGTGGAGGCAGCTATATCGGCTACGGTTTTggcagtggtggtggtggaggtggaggaggcatgGGAGGGACCATCTCAAACGTCCAGGTTAATGCCAACCTGCTGGCCCCCATGCAAATCTCCATCGACCCCAACATTCAGACGGTCCGAACCCAAGAGAAAGAAGAGATCAAGACTCTAAACAACCGCTTTGCCAGCTTCATTGACAAG GTTCGCTTCCTGGAGCAGCAGAACAAAATGCTGGAGACCAAGTGGAGCCTGCTGCAGGAGCAGACCACCACCCGCTCCAACATTGACGCCATGTTCGAGGCCTACATCGCCAACCTGCGCAGGCAGCTGGATGGGCTTGGCAACGAGAAGATGAAGCTGGAGGGAGAGCTGAGGAACATGCAGGGCCTGGTGGAGGACTTCAAAAACAA atatGAAGATGAAATTAACAAGCGTGCCAGCGTGGAGAATGAGTTTGTTCTCCTCAAGAAG GATGTAGATGGCGCCTACATGAACAAGGTTGAGCTGGAAGCCAAGGTTGACTCTCTGCAGGATGAGATTAACTTCCTCAGAGCTGTCTACGAGGCG GAACTGCGTGAGCTCCAGGGACAGATCAAGGACACCTCAGTCGTCGTGGAGATGGACAACACCCGCAACCTGGACATGGACTCCATTGTGGCTGAAGTCAAAGCTCAGTATGAGGCCGTTGCTAATGCCAATCGTAAAGAGACCGAACAGTGGTATCAGCAGAAG TACCAGGAGATGGAGTTGAACGCGGGGCAGGCCGGAGATGACCTCCGCAGCTCCAAGACCGAGATCGCTGAGCTCAACCGCATGATTAGCCGCCTCCAGAATGAGATCGAGTCTGTCAAGGGACAG CGCGGCAACCTGGAGGCCCAGATTGCTGAGGCAGAGGAGCGCGGTGAGCTGGCCGTAAAGGACGCCAAGGCCCGCATCAGGGACCTGGAAGAAGCCCTGCAGAGAGCCAAGCAGGACATGACCCGCCAGGTCCGCGAGTACCAGGACCTGATGAACATCAAGCTGGCTCTGGACATTGAAATCGCCACATACAGGAAActgctggagggagaggaggacag AATTACCTCGGGCGGTGGATCTTCAACCATCCACATACAGAGCTCCA GTTCTGGcggtggaggcggcggcggcttcggcggcggcggcttcggCGGCGGCTTTGGCAGcggaggcggcggaggcggcTATGGCAGTGGCGGCGGAGGCTACGGCAGCAGCTTTGGCGGTGGCGGAGGTGCCAGCTTTGGCGGCGGCTATGGCGGCGGCAGTATGAGCGGTGGTGGCAGCTATGGCGGCGGCTTTAGCAAgagtggcggcggcggtggtgtcAGCATCATATCGAAAGTGAGCAGCTCCAGCACGTCATCACGTCGTCATTAA
- the LOC120829044 gene encoding mitogen-activated protein kinase 14A, with the protein MESPAKDSVRAGFRRQEVQKTTWDVPERYTALRPVGSGAYGTVCSAMDQQSKEMVAIKKLYRPFQSLIHAKRAYRELRLLRNTQHENVICLLDVFTPDPTLEKFQTFYMVMPLVAQDLGHIMKKRRLTDRIITYLFYQLLRGLKYIHSAGIIHRDLKPGNLAVDENCELKILDFGLARHTESEMTGYVVTRWYRSPEVIFNWMHYSQAVDVWSAACILAEMITGHVLFPGHDSIDQLTKILHLTGTPDSSLVQKMQSKDAQSYVLGLAPQKKKNFKEVFASMDRNAVSILEGMLLLDPETRLTAKQGLSHPFLAEYHDPESEPDSEPYDDSFESMELAVGEWKSLIHMEIMTFDPDNPSKTAM; encoded by the exons ATGGAGTCTCCCGCGAAGGATTCCGTCAGAGCGGGTTTCCGCAGACAGGAGGTCCAGAAAACGACGTGGGACGTCCCGGAGCGGTACACAGCGCTGCGGCCGGTCGGCTCCGGGGCTTACGGGACAGTTTG TTCTGCCATGGACCAGCAGAGCAAGGAGATGGTGGCCATCAAGAAGCTGTATCGTCCATTCCAGTCCCTCATCCACGCCAAACGGGCCTACAGGGAACTGCGGCTGCTGCGCAACACACAGCACGAAAAC GTGATCTGCCTCCTTGACGTCTTCACGCCGGATCCCACGCTGGAGAAATTCCAAACCTT TTACATGGTAATGCCACTAGTAGCCCAGGATCTGGGCCACATTATGAAGAAGCGGAGATTAACTGATCGCATCATCACATACCTGTTCTACCAGCTGCTGAGAGGACTCAAG TATATTCATTCTGCAGGGATCATTCACCGG GATCTGAAGCCTGGTAACCTTGCTGTGGATGAGAACTGTGAGTTAAAG ATCCTGGATTTTGGCCTGGCTCGACACACAGAAAGTGAAATGACCGGTTATGTTGTGACACGCTGGTACAGGTCACCAGAAGTCATCTTCAACTGGATGCACTACAGCCAAGCAG TGGACGTGTGGTCAGCCGCCTGCATCCTGGCTGAGATGATTACAGGCCATGTGCTTTTCCCAGGACACGACA GTATTGACCAGCTGACCAAGATCCTCCATCTGACAGGAACGCCAGACTCCTCCCTGGTCCAGAAGATGCAGAGTAAGGAC GCACAGTCGTACGTGCTTGGTCTTGctccgcagaagaagaagaacttcaAGGAAGTATTTGCGTCCATGGATAGAAACG CTGTCAGCATTCTGGAGGGGATGTTACTGCTGGATCCGGAGACGAGGCTGACGGCGAAGCAGGGGCTGTCCCACCCTTTTCTGGCTGAGTACCATGACCCGGAGAGCGAGCCGGACTCGGAGCCTTACGATGACTCCTTCGAGAGCATGGAGCTCGCCGTCGGGGAGTGGAAGA GTCTTATCCACATGGAGatcatgacctttgaccctgacaACCCCAGTAAGACAGCCATGTGA